Below is a window of Impatiens glandulifera chromosome 2, dImpGla2.1, whole genome shotgun sequence DNA.
cgagcAAACGGTTCTTTGGAATTTCTCCTTCAAAGGGTAAACCTcggagtcttcaaactcttgaaaacgGCTCTGGACCCATTCTTTTGTGACGCCCGGTTCGGAGACTCCGGTTGTTTATGTGGAGACTGCCCGGTGAGAGGAGGGTCCGTCCTTTCATCGGTTTCATCTGTTGCCGGATTCGCCCTCGGAGGTGTTGGCTCATTAGTTTGACCCTTTTCGATCCGTGGAGGTACATAGTGCGGTATTTCTCGTTGTTTGTACATCACCTCCAGCCGGTCAATTTCTTTAATGAGTTCCCCTCTTGCTTTCTCAAGCCTTTCCAACACCAATGGTGTTAAGGTATCCTCCGATGCGACCTCTTCGAACCTTTCCGTGATCTTCCGGATCCGTATGGTTAGCTTCCGTAGCTGTGCTCGCGGTCTTAAGAGGCAGGTTCGGCCCAGGGCCTCTTGAATGGTTTCGGAATTTGTGAGGTCCATGACTACGTCCTCCACTTCCTTCAGCCTTTGGAAACATTCCTCATTTGTGTAGCCCGGTAGGATGTGCCTATATCGTTtgccgaaccggtgctcgtgccattcccggtatatcTCGCCAACCTTATCGGCGCGCTGTTCAATGCCCTTTAGGAGTTTGAGCGCtatcctatcggcctctgcctgttcgtcctcctcctcctcttcgtCACTGCCTTCTTCACCGCCCTCGGCGTTCTCAGAAATTGCGCCTGTACCGGTGTTGTCGGGACTTTGGCCTGAATGCTCTTCATTGTCTGGTCTTTCGACATCGGTCTTCTCCGATTCGGTTCTTTCAGATGTGGAAGCCGACTCTTCCTCCTCCGTTGGTTGTGGCGGTTCCGAGAAGACTAttttctctttccctttgcTCTCGGCCTTTTCTTTCACCGGGGCCGATTTCTTGCCGGttgtcttctttcggccacttgtggaaccgggggccggttGCTTCCTTTCCAGGAATTGTTTGGCTCTGATTAGGCTTCTTGAAGGGATGGTGACGCCGGGACCGATTTTGAGGTTATGGTGAAGGAAGATTTTACCGAGAGGAACAacatatccccatgaccggttggaatccggtttcaccatatccttCAAGTTTGTGAACACCTCCTTCGCCCAGTTCACCTTTGTGCCTTCTATCAGGCCGACTAAcatcctgattttgtccttggttaggctgctgtagtttcctcctcttgcttgaaccgcctttgtgaagatatcacaaatCGGTATATACTCCGGTCGCAGCGTCGATTTGttaccggatacttttatcggctccttagtTACTGAGAGTATTTGGCATGCGGCTTCGAACGTTTTGATCTCTATGTCCGTCGTTGCATCTTGGCCGGCtgttggaaggcgcaggctctCCGCCACCGATTCCTCGGTTAGCTCCAATTCAGTACCgcatacagttgcggtgatCTTATCATCAGAGatagttgcggtgttgaaaaaTTCCTCAACCGCATCTTTATATAGAACATGAGGACCGCCGAGAAAATACTCCAGACCGGCGTTGGCTACCCGGTTAATGACCTCTACTGTCGCAGACGATCCcttctgtcggatttcctcgaaatccacttgagtgAAGTGTTTGAACAGAACCGAGTTGCCCCATcttagagagtttgagaaagttTGAAGAGAATAAGTGCAGATAACcgcttgagagagtttgagaattttagagagagaaagctgtttcgcgtgAGAGTGAAAAGAGATGGCCGAGAGCGCCTTTTATAGTtacggtttggaaacccaaccgtcccatcaacaatGGGCGGGAgtttcctccatcatcggctatcagtgctttcggtacctcacttccttcaccggtttgttgataattgtttcggttatcctggttatccggtttccgggtatccctccttggtttcctgcattcccacttaaaatgacccaaacaattacaattataacatcttacattggatttatcgccatagttgtagtttgttggttggctccttttcatgaacctcccaaacttctgtgcgagcatagccatggcatcctcggtgaactgttcggcggttctgatcggtgctggtgcaggagcaaccggttctatgggtgtgatcaatgctctggttgaggttgaggccgaaacctcttcttcagttctagatctcatttcaaactcatatgccttaagatcttcgaatacatcatgcagcttcatcttgtttaggcagtttgattccctcattaccattgtctttatgtcccacgcacttggaagagatcttagtgtttcatgataacctccttgttgtcatacctctttccaagagttgctagctcatctagcacaccagtgaaccggtcactgtactccttcattgtttctcccggtttcattttgatgctttcaaacttctgtgtagccaccatcatcttgttctcctttgttctttcatttccctcaaagatctggataaccgtgtcccatgtctcctttgcggttttgcaatctctgatcttgcagtatgtgtttctgtccacactgttggagatccggtttctagcatgattatccaggttgtttcttcttctgTCTTCacctgtccattcctttctgtccttgtcaatgattatcggtccttcggccagaatggactccatctcatcatccaaaatgattaagtgcaggtgcatgcgtgccttccagttggcaaagtcatcaccttctagcattggaggcctatcctgaaacatgcttgcttgagtattgaaactacctgctctaataccaattgttaggatctaggtagccgttggaggaccggggttggaccggttagcggttctcactcgaagggtggtggttaatccggttagagattaacaccgaggtttcaatactacacaacctgtcacaaacccttgaactaggttcaagcgcggaagaggtttgatTTCAGGTTGAaacagcacacttgtatgataggcaaaACCGGTTTCAGATGATGagggtttgaaaattgatgggtcggtttcggtaacctggtgattcggcttggatagagttaagtcggttatagcggtacggatcggttagataatggaaccggcagaaagtaaataacaaaaccaattttatggatgttcggagataaaactcctacgtcaccccttcctctcgaaaccgcgagaaggatattcactaaggaatacaagtacaatccgatcgagacttatttcctgctcgataacactcttacaatttacaccggaattgtaaaatacacacactaGCACTTTTAGCACtcaggctttctctagagatagaacacactgttttcacttgtaaattaaatgctcttgGTTGTCTCACTTGTTATCCCACTATGTgtcacatttactcttcttcaactgcccccttttatagatgaaatatgccaacggtcatatttcacttccttgaatctgattggctgagcagaggttcagtgattcagtgattcagagttTCAGACCTTGCGGTcgtcttttcagacctgacggtcaatcttagacctggcggtctgttcttccggtgtgtaagacaaacctgctaggtttgtcttttactcaatgtggacactgtccgttagacagttgtctgtacttggaagatcttctttctgacttatcctgaagtggaaagatcctataggactgtcttctgcagcctgcagactttcctcaaacttgtatggatatggaagtgttcagtctgttcctttggtatcattctcaacagatacccgaattgtcttcttgtactggtcggtcattggacttaaccggatggcttccggtgtgagtgatataaccggacttcttctggttattcctctgccttgtggctgatcggctgtctgatgtttccggtattaagctttggccgattctttctttgtgcggtcatgttccaagtgttcctggtcggtttagtgacttgaccggctagttttctttagccggttcttttgtttgaccggtccggttccttgttccagcatggaaggtttatttaagttaggttatttgaaccggtctaattttatctaacagtttgTAAGGTGTTATGTGTTTGtacttgaaataataatttttttgctCTATTATTTTGAAGCCTAAAATAGATCTTGACAAAGGAGGATAGTAGAACTTAACTAACATAAATTATCCAAGAGTTTATAGTAGACACCATCATTTGATGGACACGTGATGCATATCGATGGTGTTCTTTCTCACGTTTGACCAAGTACCGAACCTTGATCATAATCTTTTTTATTCGCTTTTAAGAACACAATATTTTCTTCTCGCAATTTTTAAAGAAACAATTGTGTGGCAACTCTAAGAAGTTAATGTTGGTCTATTAAACacatttaaatcatatttttggttcttcACCACACTTTAAATGAGACGACTTCCAAAAAAGTCGTTATCTCGTTTTATTTTACAAGATTTGAGAGGAAGTTAAGCCACgagatttaatgaaataaatattatgttaaaagtTAGTTTAGCCtaccattttaatttagttatGGGGAGAAAACTATTagagtaaaaaatatgttttaagaaGTCGTCCATTTTTTTGACGTTACATTTACCCTCAGTCAAAGACAAATTTTACTACCTATCAAAATATCATTGAGATGTCCTGATGACACCATTTGATTAGTTTATTCGATTTACTCTACTTAACCACTCATTTATATGAATCTTTTGAGTCATCTTGAAAAAAGTACAAGATTGTTTAATCTTtctttattagaattttaagttttgcaaacatttatattatttaatatccaaattctcatttagttgttttgatttagttaatgttattttgaaaattaatattttatatgtaactcttcatttaaattaatgacaattaatttattttaaaaaataaataaatacattatgtCTCTCATTTACCACTAAGCtaaagataataattaaaaaaattatcaaaatacatatataagaatatatatgatgatgtaaattgtcattttttattatctaaatcaCCAATCGAACCATATAGACTCGATACAGAAAATTATGAATCGTCCGAACAAAACTCGGTTTGGTCGGTTAATAATtgttctaattgattttttagcTCACTTAAAATCAAAAGTTCATAATAAGTCTtagttaaattttgaaaaatattactatttcacaatattttcaaatttggaaaagattaaaattaaaaaaaatatccaaaTGATTTGTCTCGAGTTgataatctttaaataattattaaaattttaaatttattgaaaattttagaaaaacaaaatatatttcaataattgTATGAATGTAAAATTGTTGTGCGAAAGAAATttgaaaagtaaataaaataataatatcatagtTAAATAATGATGTGTTTTCTAATAGTTAGGGTCTGTCTAGGATTATTAACTCTCTcacttttgaaatttttaataaaatgttattaactgattttaaaaaaataatattatttaattgaaaattctaaataaatactaataaaatgaagctcaataaaaaaatgtattataataataataccaatttaaaataacttagaTTAAGGAACAAAattcattatcaataaaataaagatagtTAATACTAAGTTAATGTGCTGCAATAATGcataaataaaatgtgataagCTAAAGTGTCGTAGTAATACATGGATAAAATGCAATAAGCTAAGGTGTTGCAGTAATGCAGTAGTAATACATGGATACAATGCAATAAGCTAAGGTGTTGCAGTAATGCAGGGATAAAATGCGATTTTATGTCGAAACCTTTGATACGCCATACCTCGGGGAAGTAAAGATCTTGGAGCTTTAAACCATTCTTTCTTCACAACATCATATGTTACTAACATGAACAATTTTTCAGAACTAAAGCACAAAAAGATCATATCTTTATTACCTACACAAATCATATTTGCGCCCTTCTTGTACAATTTCAAGCACAACTCACGTGGCATTTTGTCGAAGTACTTCCATAATAATGTTGTTTTTTCAAACTCCCAAATGCAAATAGAAACACGCGATTTTATCATCACACAAACGAACATGATTCGTCCCCCACATTCTACGAGAAATCGGCCAGAAATCATATCATGTAGAATCGGGACTGAGAAATGATTCCAAATTCCAGACAACGTATTGTAGCAGACCATACCGTTTGGATATGAAGACATAAAGTAAAGACAACCATCCACGGAGATAGCCTGCGAGCGCAAGTTCAAAATATACGGCAACCTTATGCTCGTTGAAATAACTTTTGATTCATACCATTTATTCTTGTTGGAGTCAAAAATTATGTACTGGCCATTGCAACCTAAGAAGAGGATCTTATAGCCCTCGATTGTGGATTTTCCATTCATCCACATTCCAACGGCTACTTGAGACCAATCCATGCTTGAACAAGCTGGAAGCTCCTTGAATGTCTGAGTAAGCGGGTTACCCACGAAAAAACGGGTATGATGAATATTGACAAAACAAATTATACCACCGATAGAAGCTAGAGGGTAGATAACCAACTTCTCTAAGAAAGAATGAACTTTTTGATGGTGCCATTTATTCGATGAGGGGTCATAAATGGCTGCGGTGTTTACATTGTCGTGGGTGATGGTGTAGAACCAAGGTTGGGAGATGGGAATTTGAGCATATTGGTCCCGAAACGAATGAGAAGTCAACAAGGAGTTCCACTTTCTGCTAACacaaaggaaacgaaagaaGGTAGATGATGGGAGTCTCGCCCCAACGACTTCAAAGAGGTCTTCCGGGAATTTTTCCCATATCTTAGGTAACATTTCATTAGACGAACATATGATCAACTTATTTCTACGACTTTTCCTACGAGTAGTCTCCCCGACTTCCATCATTTTAAAGGTTAATACTTCCAATGCTTCAATATGAAGCTCAATTATTGACCATAATCATTATTCTACAATATCCCAACAAAATAAAAGGATCAAAATTTGACAATGTAAGTagagataaaatataacttaaaaaacaatattgattTATAAGATTTATAGATAGATCTAATTTTGAACGTTTTAAGTTGTAGTAAATCTACTGTAACAGATTTTTGCTAAATTCAAGATGTACATTAATtctaattctttatttaaacaagtatgaaaattaaaattgaacctcCAAATTCTAATACTAATTTTACCCTAAAGAAACATAGTTTCACATTAAAAATAGGATAATAAGATGTCTTTACAATACTTTTTGAACATCTATGCAGTGAATATGAtaggaaaatagaatattttcaaatactAAGAAGGAATATATTATTAAGACTAGAGATTATGACAAAATCGTTATACTCTACATGCTTCCATTTGCATCAACCAAAATCATGGGGTTGGAATCACttagatatttaatattaagggatctttcatttcattatGACAATACAGTCTTTGCAATTTAAtaccaaatatataatattccaACATATCCAACAGTGTTTGGTCAATGACTAACACCTAACAATAAAAAGAAATGCAGGTCTTCTCAAATACATACTTGTAGGAATTGGAAACCTGAATAATAAGATTTACTCTACTCAATATCCAACCATGAAGTTTATTACATTCTGTCTCTCTAAACCCTATCATATTATACATGATGCAAGATAGATTTATCAAAGAGGGCAAGGAATAATGAGTGAAAAGGGACAAGATAGATTTAGCACCTTCAATTCCTTttaactaacatttttttattagatttgttTCATAaattcgtaatttttttttaatattttcaatttcacaaatattaaaaaataaaagttaaaaattaatatgattaaaattatgataataattatattatataataataatttatatgtattaatatgataattaattttaaaatgtatttaataataaatgataatatttaaaaaaagtataataaaaaattgaattagaaAAGTAAACTAATTTgtgaaagaataaataaaaattttattttaaaagttaaataaaacttaccaaatatataatgaacaaaaaatatttgattaaattttttttctaaaatattattgacttttttaagaaatttgacaaaaatagatgtataaaaattaatttccaTAAATCTATCacctttttaaatatatcttcaatcaaatattttttaagataaataaaatatgtttaatgtgtAAAATACTTATCTCtatatttaaatcataactCTCAATCCCTactaatttattagtttaactctctaaatcaattttattttaaatgttaatgaataaatattattttattcttaaatgtAAATGAAAGATTGATTCTAGAACATACTTTTATATGTGGTTATTCATTgtataaatacaattataatcatgaaataaaatatgaaaaaattataaagattttttaacaaataaaatattataattaataaataaattcttccAATTTaggataaagaaaaatattattttaattcaaactcATAAAAAGGTAGTCATTTTCTTCAAACACAATAGTTAGCCCAAATGTATATAGATGTAGAAATTtgaaaatgtattgatataaataaataagcataCATTTGATGTACCCAATTATTTATGAGGATGGCTAAGAACTAAAAAgtagatttaaatttaatctttaCTATTGaacacattaatttaaaattattaatccatttaaaatgttaataagtGAGAAAATCAGacacataataaataaaatttcacattattgatcagttcaattttgaaaaacttgtacaaggttaattctaaaataaattcaaacataaagCTTTTTATACTTATGTTTGGTTATTGAACTTCAATTTATCATCTTTTACTAcattacttttttatttcttaataatatttttgtgttaaCTTGTTATTTCTTAACaataattttgtgttattaAAAACACGTAAgaatgattatattaatttatttatatatcaaaagaaTACAATCACAAAAACATGATCAATTtatcttatgaaatatgaaaaataaaaactacaaaaacaaaaattataaaacactAATAAACACTTTCAATAATTCAAATAGTTATGTTCAAGAACGATAAATGTTTATTACAATTTATCACTTGCAAAtttattcaaaagaaaaaacatatatctcaaaaaaaatacatcaaactAAAGacacaattttataattattaaatttaagaacgTATACCCAACACACAATACCaattaagattttgacttattgaataatagagaaaaactattgaaatataataaaaattgaatttttaatgtaGCTCATaacttatcaaataaaataagttagataTTCAAATGAACAAATATCATTTGTTTCCACTATTACATCAAAATATGTGAACatgcataaaattaaaattaagattcaaatactattaattttcttaatgtataaaaaatagaatagaTTTAAAACAACTGAGAGAATGGATTATTTTTCTCTACAAAAAGAAATATCACTTTCAATACATTTACATtactaaaaatcaaaacatattacaatatatatatatatatatatatattgtttaacttattatttcattatctaTTATTACCAACATATTTTAACCCacatttaaaactattaattttccttttgaaTCCAAACtctaatgaatttaaattttaactccCATGAGCCTAATATACATCATAATCCTAGTTAACATTtccttattataaatttaaccttggactattttcaaatttacaatccaaaatattattcacTCAAAATGTTATTACCACTACGTTTTATGTTTAACATCTAATTGAGATGCCAATCGTATCCTatacatcatatatataattctccctattcatatttattaatgttaacAAAACATAAAAAGTCATTGTGTTctacaataaaaattattaagtgataaaataattaaggattTGTGATGAAGTACACTTCAATAACAAgaataatcaaaacataaatacaaaaattataggCCATACCAACATGAACGATGACCTTCATGTTAGCTTTGTCATGGTCATGAAAAAAAGCCCCCAACAAATTTCTACATTCTACATGTTGCCTCGtacctaaaatataaaaaaacatttaatgttaATCAATACCAAGTACATCTTACATAATGAAAAAATagtacataaattattttaaataaaacaaacatttagcaaaaaatatttataacactaaaaattatcatattttgttGTACTATATTATATGAGTTCATCATTTTACACGAGacaataaaacattataattaattttaagtatttttaccaAACACGAGATAAATAATCTAAACATCTTACAGACCAAATCATTCTAGTATGAGAAAACATAATTTTCTGTAATAATCAATATCAACATCCAGGATTAGTTTTTCCAAACGAATAAAACTCAACTTagaataattgaaaaattataactaaatcaTATTGAAACTCTGTCACCCCATCCCAAAATCAACTAGTTgcaaagagaaaataatttaaactaagaTTAATAGTtaaatcataaagaataaataattgaacaatATTACAAAATTGCATACACGTCAAAAAAGTCTAAGACCTACTTATAAGAGGAAGAAGTAATGTATTATGATaccaaaactaaacaaaaaacaACTTAGACCATTTATTTAGGGGGAAATAGTATAATATCCATCCAATGACAAAAAAGATAAAGGTCATCaaattactcaaattaaaaatagaaaaccaAAAGGATTAGATATGGACAATAAAACTAACTGAATATCAAGTCTTCTCTTTATCACccataatatcattttattagaataatatatatataatcagtgTGAGACTCTATGTAAACATCAACTAGATAATATCATtaacaagaaaaaatatatctttttataattaacaaCGTGTGTGCtattacttatattaatgtAGAAGGTAAGCAGAAACAGTAataaatgttataggtataCTATAATAAATGTCTTCCAAAAAACTACACGAGATTGACATTTCTCATCATTCATCAAGAA
It encodes the following:
- the LOC124924637 gene encoding F-box only protein 6-like — protein: MEVGETTRRKSRRNKLIICSSNEMLPKIWEKFPEDLFEVVGARLPSSTFFRFLCVSRKWNSLLTSHSFRDQYAQIPISQPWFYTITHDNVNTAAIYDPSSNKWHHQKVHSFLEKLVIYPLASIGGIICFVNIHHTRFFVGNPLTQTFKELPACSSMDWSQVAVGMWMNGKSTIEGYKILFLGCNGQYIIFDSNKNKWYESKVISTSIRLPYILNLRSQAISVDGCLYFMSSYPNGMVCYNTLSGIWNHFSVPILHDMISGRFLVECGGRIMFVCVMIKSRVSICIWEFEKTTLLWKYFDKMPRELCLKLYKKGANMICVGNKDMIFLCFSSEKLFMLVTYDVVKKEWFKAPRSLLPRGMAYQRFRHKIAFYPCITATP